One part of the Sarcophilus harrisii chromosome 5, mSarHar1.11, whole genome shotgun sequence genome encodes these proteins:
- the LOC100932549 gene encoding keratin, type II cytoskeletal 75-like — protein sequence MSRQSTVSFKSGSRRGFSAASATTPAAGRSCFSSVSMVRSSGVHGGLGRISGVGTGFGSRSLYNLDGSKRISISGANNVFRSGFGGIAGRYGFSGGIKNGLGFGAGVGSGYGGTGFPVCPPGGIQEVTVNQSLLAPLNLQIDPTIQRVRKEEREQIKSLNNKFASFIDKVRFLEQQNKVLDTKWTLLQEQGMKTVKQNLEPLFETYISNLRRQLDVVKSERGRLDSELRNMQDVVEDYKVKFEDEINKRTAAENEFVTLKKDVDSAYMKKKELEVNSNNLMDEINFLQSMFEMELSQMQNQISDTSVVLSMDNNRSLDLDSIIAEVRAQYEDIANRSRAEAESWYQTKYEELQVTAGRHGDDLRNTKHEIAEMNRMIQRLRAEIDSAKKQCATLQTAIADAEQRGEMALKDARAKLVDLEDALQKAKQDMARQLREYQELMNVKLALDIEIATYRKLLEGEECRLSGEGVAPVNISVVTSTLSSGYGSGSGVGGTGLGLGGSTSYSYTTSGGHSLGGGLGSTGFSASSGRGLGGSGSNSSVKFISTTSSRKSYKH from the exons ATGTCTCGTCAGTCCACTGTCTCCTTTAAGTCGGGGAGCCGAAGGGGCTTCAGTGCTGCCTCAGCCACCACCCCTGCTGCGGGACGTTCCTGCTTCAGCTCTGTCTCCATGGTTCGCTCATCAGGAGTCCATGGAGGATTAGGGAGGATCAGTGGTGTGGGGACTGGCTTTGGTAGTCGAAGTCTCTACAATCTGGATGGGTCAAAGAGAATCTCCATCAGTGGGGCCAATAATGTCTTCCGGAGTGGATTTGGTGGGATAGCAGGTAGATATGGCTTTAGTGGTGGCATTAAAAATGGACTAGGTTTTGGAGCTGGGGTTGGAAGTGGTTATGGGGGTACTGGGTTCCCTGTTTGCCCCCCTGGTGGAATTCAAGAGGTCACTGTGAACCAGAGTCTACTGGCTCCTCTCAACCTGCAAATTGACCCCACCATCCAGAGAGTGAGGAAGGAGGAACGAGAGCAAATCAAGTCCCTCAACAACAAGTTTGCCTCTTTCATTGACAAG GTGCGGTTCCTTGAACAGCAGAACAAGGTGCTGGATACAAAGTGGACACTGCTTCAGGAGCAGGGTATGAAGACTGTGAAACAGAATCTAGAACCATTATTTGAAACCTATATTAGTAATCTCCGCAGACAATTAGATGTCGTCAAGTCTGAAAGAGGAAGGCTTGACTCTGAACTGAGAAACATGCAGGATGTTGTGGAAGATTATAAAGTCAA GTTTGAAGATGAAATCAACAAACGTACTGCTGCTGAGAATGAGTTTGTGACTCTGAAAAAG GATGTTGATTCTGCCTATATGAAGAAGAAGGAGTTGGAGGTCAACAGCAATAACTTGATGGATGAGATAAACTTTCTCCAGTCAATGTTTGAAATG GAGCTGTCCCAGATGCAAAATCAGATTTCAGACACTTCTGTGGTGCTTTCTATGGACAACAATCGAAGCTTAGACCTGGATAGCATCATTGCTGAGGTTAGAGCTCAGTATGAGGACATCGCTAATCGCAGCCGGGCAGAGGCAGAGTCTTGGTATCAGACCAAG TATGAGGAGCTTCAGGTCACAGCTGGACGTCATGGAGATGACCTCCGCAACACCAAGCATGAGATTGCTGAGATGAATAGAATGATCCAGAGGTTGAGAGCTGAGATTGACAGCGCCAAGAAGCAG TGTGCCACTTTGCAGACAGCCATTGCTGATGCTGAACAACGTGGTGAGATGGCTCTCAAGGATGCCCGAGCCAAGCTGGTGGACCTTGAAGATGCCCTGCAGAAAGCCAAACAAGATATGGCACGTCAGCTTCGGGAGTACCAAGAACTAATGAATGTCAAGTTGGCCCTGGATATCGAGATTGCCACCTACAGGAAGTTGCTGGAAGGAGAAGAATGCAG ATTGAGTGGAGAGGGAGTTGCACCAGTTAATATCT CTGTGGTCACTTCCACCCTCTCCAGCGGCTATGGCAGTGGCAGTGGTGTTGGCGGCACTGGCCTGGGTTTGGGTGGGAGTACCAGCTATTCCTATACCACCAGTGGTGGGCACAGCCTGGGTGGGGGGCTGGGGAGTACTGGTTTCAGCGCTAGCAGTGGCCGAGGGCTGGGAGGCAGTGGCAGTAATTCCAGTGTTAAGTTTATCTCCACCACCTCCTCTAGAAAGAGCTATAAGCATTAG